One genomic segment of Prochlorococcus marinus str. MIT 0919 includes these proteins:
- the rpsB gene encoding 30S ribosomal protein S2, giving the protein MAVVTLSEMMEAGAHFGHQTRRWNPKMSRYIYCARNGVHIIDLVKTAVCMNNAYKWTRNAAKSGKRFLFVGTKKQASEVVAQEAARCGASYVNQRWLGGMLTNWTTMKARIDRLKDLERMESSGAIAMRPKKEASVLRHELERLQKYLGGLKGMKRLPDVVVLVDQRRETNAVLEARKLDIPLISMLDTNCDPDLCEVPIPCNDDAVRSVQLVLGRLADAINEGRHGSNEGRGGQRSR; this is encoded by the coding sequence ATGGCTGTTGTAACTCTTTCAGAGATGATGGAAGCTGGTGCTCATTTTGGTCACCAGACAAGAAGGTGGAATCCTAAAATGTCCCGCTATATATATTGTGCAAGAAATGGAGTCCATATCATAGACCTCGTGAAAACGGCTGTTTGCATGAACAATGCATACAAATGGACTAGAAATGCCGCTAAAAGTGGCAAGCGTTTTCTTTTTGTTGGTACTAAAAAGCAAGCTTCAGAAGTCGTAGCGCAGGAGGCGGCAAGATGTGGTGCTTCTTATGTTAACCAGAGATGGCTTGGTGGAATGCTTACTAATTGGACCACAATGAAAGCAAGGATTGATCGCCTTAAAGATCTTGAAAGAATGGAATCAAGCGGAGCTATAGCGATGAGACCTAAGAAAGAAGCTTCGGTTCTGCGCCATGAATTAGAAAGATTACAAAAATATCTTGGTGGTCTGAAGGGAATGAAAAGATTGCCTGATGTTGTTGTTCTTGTTGACCAACGACGTGAGACCAATGCAGTTCTTGAAGCTAGAAAGTTAGATATCCCATTGATTTCAATGCTTGACACAAATTGCGACCCTGACTTATGTGAAGTACCTATTCCTTGTAATGATGATGCTGTTAGATCTGTTCAACTTGTTCTAGGGAGACTTGCTGACGCTATAAACGAAGGTCGACATGGTTCAAATGAAGGCAGAGGGGGGCAACGATCAAGATAA
- a CDS encoding glycosyltransferase family 2 protein, whose product MHISVIIPTYNRKPILEKCLIALENQKYSALINDYEVVVVDDGSTDGTPAWIKENKNIFKHVTLIEQEHQGPGQGRNNGVLHSKGDVIVFIDSDLVVTDSFLESHALSLSRFWRVNPNRNCFTYGAVVNTSNFDNPISEPHKLSDLSWAYFATGNVAIDKKVLLSAGLFDPAFVLYGWEDLELGERLRSLGVRLIKCPNAVGYHWHPSLKLSQIPDLIRVEKERAKMALVFYRKHPTLRVRFIIQYTFLHRVLWETLTIGGLFNVSRIKPLLYIFIKYGYPALAMEILRIPLNLIGVRAIYREARKLGLR is encoded by the coding sequence ATGCATATAAGTGTAATTATCCCTACATACAATCGGAAGCCTATTTTAGAAAAGTGCTTAATAGCGCTTGAAAACCAGAAATATTCAGCATTAATTAATGACTATGAGGTTGTAGTAGTAGACGATGGTTCTACAGATGGTACACCTGCCTGGATTAAGGAAAATAAGAATATTTTTAAGCATGTTACTTTGATAGAGCAAGAACATCAAGGTCCAGGTCAAGGACGCAATAATGGGGTTTTACATTCAAAAGGGGATGTTATTGTATTTATAGATAGTGATTTAGTCGTAACGGATTCTTTCTTAGAGTCTCATGCCCTTTCTCTTAGTAGGTTTTGGAGAGTAAATCCTAATAGAAATTGCTTTACTTACGGCGCTGTTGTCAACACTTCTAATTTTGATAATCCTATTTCCGAACCCCATAAATTAAGTGATTTGTCATGGGCTTATTTTGCTACAGGAAATGTGGCAATTGACAAGAAAGTTCTTCTATCAGCAGGGTTATTTGACCCAGCATTTGTTTTATATGGCTGGGAGGATTTAGAGTTAGGTGAGCGCCTTAGAAGTTTGGGTGTAAGACTTATTAAATGTCCTAACGCTGTTGGTTATCACTGGCATCCATCTCTAAAGTTGTCTCAAATACCCGACTTGATACGAGTAGAGAAAGAAAGAGCAAAAATGGCACTTGTTTTTTACCGAAAACATCCAACTCTTCGAGTACGTTTTATTATTCAATACACATTTTTACACAGAGTTCTATGGGAAACACTAACAATTGGAGGCCTTTTTAATGTATCTAGGATCAAACCTTTACTTTATATATTTATTAAATATGGTTACCCAGCATTGGCCATGGAGATTTTGCGAATTCCGTTGAACTTAATTGGGGTTCGTGCAATTTATCGTGAAGCCAGGAAACTTGGGCTGCGTTAA
- a CDS encoding HlyD family efflux transporter periplasmic adaptor subunit: MKTIWFPTIGILLIVAVLILNRKNETLPEEAPVSLSAVRVVEAVAALGQLTPKGESRVLAAPVSSFGGTPRIAELYVEEGDPIKEGQILAIFDNRYRLLADLEISRVQLQTINSNILFQEREVARYKKTSQEGASSESLSESKEDTLQILLGKKQQIVAEIKGIEVDLSHTQLKSPINGIVLRINSRVGERPGSEGVLQVGSIDVMEALIEVYESDINRVIVNQQVTLISENGGFDGTLYGYVSKISPQIRQRKVLSTDPTGDADARIVEVRVILEESSSARVSRFSGMKVIARFSSQ; this comes from the coding sequence TTGAAAACCATTTGGTTCCCTACCATAGGAATCCTATTAATAGTTGCAGTTCTAATTTTAAATAGAAAGAATGAGACCCTCCCTGAAGAAGCTCCTGTTTCATTAAGTGCGGTAAGGGTAGTTGAAGCAGTAGCAGCTCTTGGGCAGTTAACCCCCAAGGGAGAATCAAGAGTATTAGCTGCACCTGTTAGTAGTTTCGGTGGCACACCTAGAATTGCAGAATTATATGTAGAGGAAGGTGATCCAATTAAAGAAGGACAAATACTTGCCATTTTTGATAATAGATACAGACTTTTGGCAGATCTAGAAATTAGTCGAGTTCAGTTGCAAACAATAAATAGCAATATACTTTTTCAAGAACGAGAAGTGGCCAGATACAAGAAAACTTCTCAAGAAGGAGCATCTTCAGAATCACTTTCAGAATCTAAGGAAGATACTCTACAAATCTTGCTTGGTAAGAAACAACAAATAGTTGCTGAGATTAAAGGAATAGAAGTTGACCTGAGTCATACACAATTAAAGAGTCCAATTAATGGCATAGTTTTACGAATTAACTCACGCGTAGGAGAACGTCCAGGCTCAGAAGGTGTTTTACAAGTTGGATCAATTGACGTTATGGAAGCTTTGATTGAAGTCTATGAATCCGATATCAACAGGGTAATCGTTAATCAACAAGTAACTTTAATTAGTGAAAATGGAGGTTTTGATGGAACTCTTTACGGATATGTTTCTAAAATTAGCCCTCAAATTCGGCAACGAAAAGTTTTATCAACAGACCCAACAGGAGACGCAGATGCAAGGATTGTTGAAGTACGAGTTATTCTTGAAGAATCATCATCAGCAAGAGTTTCAAGATTTAGTGGCATGAAAGTTATTGCCAGATTTAGCTCACAGTGA
- the recG gene encoding ATP-dependent DNA helicase RecG — protein METRNSQLRKWLRPLQQALILESENEFHNVKGRVENFNSFLSRELLAIEHEFLSEDQIKHLTFLSESFGDYVSLSDSQRRRLVVDTKKFLYRLSKIYASPSEIKPPRLNISPLRADSKSDNTTNKSKFSLETPLSHVNGIGTKGSSTLAGFGMILIRDLLLHFPRDYIDYSSLKRINSLVVGEHATIVVQVRRVNFFTSPRNKNLSILDLQVQDVTGRIKVTRFFAGSRLSKSSYLYKQAKLFPVGSTLAVSGLVKDGKYGKCFVDPILELLERSNSIVKSNVIGRLLPVYSLCEGLTADKFRRYINSVLSLTSSWPEPLSLEQQKKLSLMSIQEAMYEIHLPTNNESLKQARRRIVFDEFYFLQLGLLRKKYQVSTSIAPSLEITHSPETLSNRFLKLLPFHLTSAQQRVLDEIKSDLSLTEPMARLIQGDVGSGKTVVAISALLHAVEAGWQGAFMAPTEVLANQHYRNLCKWLPQLHVTVELLTGSTTIARRRNILNDLSSGSLKIIVGTHALIEDNVSFARLGLVVVDEQHRFGVNQRNMLLNKGLQPHLLTMTATPIPRTLALSIHGDLDVSQIDELPPGRTQIKTTLFFNSQRKRIYSLIRDHVSSGQQVYFVLPLVEESEKVDLRSAVNVFHDLNEKIFPEFSVGLLHGRMKSHEKDSAIRNFLSGELNILVSTTVIEVGVDVSNATLMIIDNADRFGLSQLHQLRGRVGRGAKSSECALVDSGKNPMSIKKLEHLVATNDGFQISEIDLSLRGPGQFLGTKQSGLPDFALANLINDSAVLELARKEALSVLEDDPNLSRNKFLSMMLDAHLQRFVGQMKLN, from the coding sequence ATAGAAACAAGAAACTCTCAATTAAGGAAATGGCTAAGGCCCTTACAGCAGGCCTTAATATTAGAGTCTGAGAACGAATTTCACAATGTAAAAGGCAGGGTTGAAAATTTTAATTCTTTTTTATCTAGAGAACTTTTAGCTATTGAGCATGAATTTCTTTCTGAAGACCAGATTAAACATTTAACTTTCTTATCAGAGTCTTTTGGTGACTATGTTTCATTATCTGATAGCCAAAGACGTAGATTAGTTGTTGATACTAAGAAATTCCTTTATAGGCTTTCAAAAATTTACGCCTCCCCTTCGGAGATAAAGCCTCCCCGATTGAATATCTCGCCTCTTAGAGCTGATTCCAAGTCAGACAACACTACAAATAAATCAAAGTTCTCCTTAGAAACCCCCCTTTCCCATGTCAATGGAATAGGAACAAAAGGATCAAGTACTTTGGCAGGCTTTGGAATGATCTTGATACGTGATCTATTACTGCACTTTCCAAGAGATTATATCGACTACTCTTCATTGAAAAGGATCAATTCATTAGTTGTTGGTGAACATGCCACAATTGTTGTGCAAGTGAGAAGAGTTAATTTCTTTACTAGTCCACGAAACAAAAACCTATCTATTCTTGACTTGCAGGTTCAAGATGTTACTGGTCGAATAAAAGTAACACGGTTTTTTGCAGGAAGTAGACTTTCTAAAAGTAGTTACCTTTATAAACAGGCAAAACTCTTTCCTGTAGGATCTACCCTCGCAGTTAGTGGTTTAGTAAAAGACGGTAAGTATGGGAAATGCTTTGTTGACCCTATTCTTGAGCTCCTGGAGAGAAGTAACTCGATTGTTAAATCCAATGTGATAGGTCGCTTGCTTCCTGTTTATAGTCTATGCGAAGGATTAACAGCTGATAAATTTCGTAGATATATTAATTCGGTTTTGTCATTAACTTCTTCATGGCCAGAACCTTTATCTCTAGAACAACAGAAGAAATTATCTCTTATGTCCATACAGGAAGCGATGTATGAAATCCATTTACCTACTAATAATGAATCATTAAAACAAGCTAGACGAAGAATAGTTTTTGATGAGTTCTATTTTTTGCAATTAGGCCTTTTACGTAAAAAATATCAAGTAAGTACAAGCATTGCTCCTTCTCTTGAAATTACACATTCTCCTGAGACTTTATCTAACCGATTTTTGAAGCTTCTACCATTCCATTTAACCAGTGCTCAGCAAAGGGTTCTTGATGAAATTAAATCTGATCTTTCTTTAACAGAGCCTATGGCCAGGTTGATTCAAGGAGATGTAGGGAGCGGAAAAACAGTTGTTGCAATATCGGCTCTATTACATGCAGTAGAAGCTGGGTGGCAGGGAGCTTTTATGGCACCAACAGAAGTTCTAGCAAATCAACATTACAGAAATCTCTGCAAATGGCTTCCACAATTGCATGTAACCGTGGAGTTGCTTACTGGTTCAACAACTATTGCGCGCCGCAGGAATATTTTGAATGATCTTTCATCTGGCTCTCTTAAAATCATAGTAGGCACACATGCATTAATAGAGGATAATGTTTCTTTTGCTCGTTTGGGTTTAGTTGTTGTTGATGAGCAGCATCGTTTTGGGGTCAATCAAAGAAATATGTTACTGAATAAGGGCCTTCAGCCTCATTTGCTTACCATGACGGCAACTCCTATACCAAGGACTTTAGCCCTTTCAATTCATGGAGATTTGGATGTAAGCCAAATAGATGAATTGCCTCCCGGAAGAACGCAAATTAAGACCACATTATTCTTTAATAGTCAACGTAAACGTATTTATAGTTTAATTAGGGATCATGTCTCGAGTGGGCAACAAGTTTATTTTGTTCTTCCACTTGTTGAGGAATCAGAAAAAGTTGATTTAAGATCTGCAGTTAATGTATTTCATGACTTAAATGAGAAAATCTTCCCTGAATTTAGCGTTGGTTTGTTGCATGGCAGAATGAAAAGCCATGAAAAGGACTCTGCAATAAGAAATTTTTTATCAGGAGAGCTAAATATCCTTGTATCTACAACTGTTATTGAAGTAGGTGTAGACGTTTCAAATGCCACGTTAATGATAATCGATAATGCAGATCGATTTGGGTTATCCCAACTTCATCAATTACGTGGCCGAGTAGGCAGAGGAGCTAAGTCATCAGAATGTGCTCTTGTTGATTCAGGAAAGAATCCAATGTCAATTAAAAAATTAGAACATTTAGTTGCAACTAACGATGGATTTCAGATATCTGAAATAGACCTAAGCTTAAGGGGGCCAGGACAATTTCTGGGTACCAAACAATCGGGTCTTCCTGATTTTGCGTTGGCTAATTTGATTAATGATTCAGCAGTATTAGAACTTGCAAGAAAAGAAGCTTTGTCAGTTTTGGAGGATGATCCTAATCTTTCTAGAAATAAATTCCTTTCTATGATGCTTGATGCACATCTGCAAAGGTTTGTAGGCCAAATGAAATTGAATTAA
- a CDS encoding M15 family metallopeptidase has translation MTRPWNHIPISPSDDPLVELPGTILRLEPHPYFALGAPYGGTLHPWFLRSRVVTKLINAQKFLSEKKFSSYKLGIFDAWRPIRVQEFMVDFVIKDQCLKKGIEFSPLNPTTDYLNVIDEVKQFWAQPSTNPLTPPPHSTGAAVDLTLVTHDQILVDMGGDIDALGDISHPQYYASHRDMQTSSKAILFHSRRNLLRDIMLESGFVQHPKEWWHFSYGDQLWAWESSSPCALYGAYELTDSRP, from the coding sequence GTGACTCGACCTTGGAATCATATACCTATCTCTCCGTCTGATGACCCTTTGGTAGAGCTTCCTGGTACCATTCTTCGACTTGAGCCACATCCCTATTTTGCTCTTGGTGCTCCTTATGGAGGAACACTTCACCCTTGGTTTCTAAGATCAAGGGTAGTCACCAAATTAATAAACGCTCAGAAATTTCTTTCCGAGAAAAAATTTTCTTCTTATAAGTTGGGTATTTTTGATGCTTGGAGGCCCATTCGTGTACAAGAGTTTATGGTTGACTTCGTAATTAAAGATCAATGTCTTAAGAAGGGGATTGAATTTTCACCCCTTAACCCAACTACAGATTATCTCAATGTCATAGATGAGGTTAAGCAGTTTTGGGCTCAGCCGAGTACAAATCCATTAACTCCTCCACCTCATAGCACTGGAGCAGCTGTGGACCTAACACTAGTAACACACGATCAAATACTTGTTGATATGGGCGGGGATATCGATGCCTTAGGTGATATCTCACACCCTCAATATTATGCGAGTCATCGAGACATGCAAACATCTTCTAAAGCTATTTTATTTCATTCAAGAAGAAATCTTTTGCGGGACATTATGCTTGAATCTGGCTTTGTACAGCATCCTAAGGAATGGTGGCATTTTAGTTATGGAGATCAACTCTGGGCTTGGGAATCAAGTTCGCCTTGCGCTTTATATGGTGCTTATGAATTAACAGACAGTAGGCCTTGA
- the devC gene encoding ABC transporter permease DevC gives MNIKFWINRRIPLAWLLLTRQPVRLVVAIAGICFAGILMFMQLGFRDGLFDASVTVHKLFDADLVLMSPRSMSSISMSGFPRRRLVQTMAHKDVIGITPVNWNFLLWRNPQTLSTRSILALGFEPNDALLTEPNFASKALLLNSKGRVLFDVLSRDEFGPVAKWFQEGKTVDTEVAGKSVRVVGLVSLGPSFGADGNLITSRETFLHLLPSTSPGSIEIGLVRLNPSANKENVVRSLTSILPNDVKVLTRDDFIEFEKNYWRSSTSIGFIFTLGAGMGFIVGCVIVYQILYSDVSDHLPEYATLMAMGYRLKTLFGVVAREGLFLSVLGYIPAYLSGQGLYALVRSSTKLPVAMDSGRALLVFLLILFMCMTSAFFAMRRLVDADPAEIF, from the coding sequence GTGAATATAAAATTTTGGATAAATAGGCGAATTCCACTGGCGTGGTTACTTTTAACTCGCCAACCTGTACGTTTAGTTGTAGCAATAGCAGGAATATGTTTCGCAGGTATTCTTATGTTTATGCAGTTGGGGTTTAGAGATGGATTGTTTGATGCAAGCGTGACTGTTCATAAACTATTTGATGCTGACTTGGTATTAATGAGTCCACGCTCAATGAGTTCAATCAGCATGAGTGGATTTCCCAGAAGAAGACTTGTTCAAACCATGGCTCATAAAGATGTAATTGGGATTACACCGGTTAATTGGAATTTTCTTTTGTGGAGGAACCCTCAAACATTATCCACCAGATCAATACTCGCTCTTGGTTTTGAACCTAATGATGCACTTTTAACTGAACCAAACTTTGCTTCAAAAGCACTCTTGCTTAATAGTAAAGGCCGAGTTTTGTTTGATGTTTTATCTAGAGATGAATTTGGACCAGTTGCTAAATGGTTCCAGGAAGGCAAAACAGTTGATACAGAAGTGGCTGGTAAAAGTGTGCGCGTTGTAGGTTTAGTTAGTTTAGGACCATCTTTTGGAGCTGATGGAAATTTAATTACTAGTAGAGAAACCTTTTTGCATCTTTTACCAAGTACTTCTCCTGGGAGTATAGAAATAGGACTTGTCAGATTAAATCCATCTGCTAATAAGGAAAATGTTGTTAGATCATTAACATCTATCTTGCCCAATGATGTAAAAGTTTTAACAAGAGATGATTTTATCGAATTTGAGAAAAATTATTGGCGGAGTAGTACTTCAATAGGATTTATTTTCACTCTTGGAGCTGGAATGGGATTTATAGTTGGTTGTGTAATTGTTTATCAAATCTTATATAGTGATGTTAGTGACCATTTGCCAGAATATGCAACTTTAATGGCAATGGGATATCGTTTGAAAACGCTATTTGGTGTGGTTGCTAGAGAAGGTTTGTTCCTTTCTGTTTTAGGTTATATACCTGCTTATTTGAGTGGTCAAGGTTTGTATGCATTAGTTAGAAGTTCTACAAAATTACCTGTTGCAATGGATTCTGGGAGAGCGCTACTAGTTTTTTTACTAATACTTTTTATGTGTATGACATCAGCTTTCTTTGCTATGCGTAGGCTTGTTGATGCAGATCCAGCCGAGATTTTTTAA
- a CDS encoding DevA family ABC transporter ATP-binding protein, with amino-acid sequence MNLYSHSVDIQELSHWYGKGSMKKKVLHSISLTISPGEVVLLTGPSGCGKTTLLTLIGALRNVQEGQLFVLGRQLKNSSRKTRQILRRNIGMIFQGHNLLRCLTAEQNVQIGADLLTGFSYRDRRKQSRNWLKEVGLTEHMNKLPHDLSGGQKQRVAIARALAARPKLLLADEPTAALDSGTGREVVSLLKRLALEQSCAVLIVTHDPRILDVADRLLKMEDGRLIALS; translated from the coding sequence ATGAATCTATATTCTCATTCTGTTGATATTCAGGAACTCAGTCATTGGTATGGCAAAGGATCAATGAAGAAGAAAGTTCTACATTCTATTTCTTTAACAATTTCCCCCGGCGAAGTTGTTTTATTAACTGGTCCATCTGGCTGCGGGAAAACTACTTTGCTTACTCTTATTGGTGCTTTGCGTAATGTGCAGGAAGGTCAACTGTTTGTTTTAGGGAGACAGCTTAAAAATTCATCAAGAAAAACTCGTCAAATCTTACGAAGAAATATTGGAATGATTTTTCAGGGACATAATCTTCTTAGATGTTTAACCGCAGAGCAAAACGTTCAAATAGGAGCTGATTTACTAACTGGGTTTTCTTATAGAGATCGCAGGAAACAATCTAGAAATTGGTTAAAAGAAGTTGGCCTCACAGAACATATGAATAAACTTCCACACGATTTATCTGGAGGTCAAAAACAAAGGGTTGCGATAGCAAGAGCTTTAGCTGCAAGACCTAAATTGTTGCTTGCAGATGAACCTACGGCTGCGCTTGATAGCGGTACAGGCAGAGAGGTTGTTTCATTACTTAAACGCCTTGCATTAGAGCAATCTTGTGCGGTTTTGATTGTTACTCATGATCCAAGGATTTTAGATGTGGCAGATCGTCTCTTAAAAATGGAAGATGGAAGATTAATTGCACTTTCATGA
- the tsf gene encoding translation elongation factor Ts, whose product MPDITAKLVKELRDKTGAGMMDCKKALVESDGDMTKANEWLRQKGIASAEKKSGRVAAEGSIGSYIHTGARVGVLVELNCETDFVARGDLFQGLLRDISMQIAACPNVEYVTVEDIPLEITNKEKSIEMGRDDLSGKPDQIKSRIVEGRIAKRLKELALVEQPFIRDTSITVEQLVKQVAGQIGENVKIRRFTRYTLGEGIDIEETDFAAEVASISSN is encoded by the coding sequence ATGCCGGACATAACAGCCAAGCTTGTAAAAGAACTTAGAGACAAGACAGGAGCAGGCATGATGGACTGTAAAAAAGCTCTTGTTGAATCTGATGGTGATATGACTAAGGCAAATGAATGGCTTAGGCAAAAAGGTATCGCTAGTGCAGAAAAGAAATCTGGTCGTGTTGCTGCAGAAGGATCAATTGGCAGTTATATCCATACAGGTGCTCGAGTAGGGGTTTTAGTCGAATTAAATTGTGAAACTGACTTTGTCGCTAGAGGTGATTTGTTTCAGGGATTACTAAGGGATATATCAATGCAAATAGCCGCTTGCCCAAATGTTGAATATGTAACTGTAGAAGATATTCCTTTGGAAATAACTAATAAAGAAAAATCTATTGAAATGGGTCGTGATGATTTATCCGGTAAACCTGACCAAATCAAATCGAGAATTGTAGAAGGAAGGATAGCTAAAAGACTTAAAGAACTAGCCTTGGTTGAACAGCCTTTTATTCGAGACACATCTATTACGGTAGAGCAACTTGTTAAGCAGGTTGCTGGTCAGATTGGAGAAAATGTGAAGATCCGCCGATTCACGAGATACACTCTTGGTGAAGGTATAGACATTGAGGAGACTGATTTTGCAGCAGAAGTTGCTTCTATAAGCTCTAATTGA
- a CDS encoding NADPH-dependent assimilatory sulfite reductase hemoprotein subunit, whose amino-acid sequence MDDGPLSPCIANGQDRSKFEQFKADSDYLREPLYTELRNDSNHFTNDAVQLLKFHGSYQQDHRENRSKEKGRDWQMMLRLRCPGGLISAKLFCALDSLSEELGNQTLRVTTRQAFQMHGIRKENLKTVINTIVKSMGSTLAACGDINRNVMAPAAPFIKDGYPAARKLANDIADLLSPSKAEHTYLELWADGDLSYKIAPSEKVIEMRKKQFKGQLYSGDEKEPLYGATYLPRKFKCAVTVPGDNSVDLLTQDIGIVVFTDDKQRLKGCNVYVGGGMGRTHNNEQTFAQTAKPLGYIEGDRIFELVQSILALQRDYGDRKLRKHSRMKYLIHDKGIDWFIQKLKAEYFKYTIHTLKKEKKAELKDYLGWHSQSKNQAFVGIPLLSGRISGEIKKGLKEIINKYQLEIRLTPNQDLLLCNIGKFQIKSIKDDLRRIGISSPESPEAISRHALACPALPLCGLAITEAERALPDILQRMKVLLKEIGINKTILIRMTGCPNGCSRPYMAELALVGSGADQYQLWLGGSPNLERLAKPFLQKMTLSSLEETITPLLISWKNSKANISFGDHLIQIGEQRIQGLLSVNS is encoded by the coding sequence ATGGATGATGGTCCTCTGTCACCTTGTATTGCAAATGGCCAGGATCGGTCAAAGTTCGAGCAATTTAAGGCTGATAGTGATTACTTGCGAGAACCTCTGTATACAGAATTAAGAAATGACTCTAACCATTTTACAAATGATGCGGTACAGCTATTAAAGTTTCACGGCAGTTATCAACAGGATCACAGGGAGAATCGAAGTAAAGAGAAAGGTAGAGACTGGCAAATGATGCTACGACTTAGATGCCCAGGAGGATTGATATCGGCAAAATTATTCTGTGCTCTAGACAGTCTTTCTGAAGAACTTGGGAATCAAACCCTTAGGGTCACAACTAGGCAAGCTTTTCAAATGCATGGAATTAGAAAAGAAAACCTAAAAACCGTCATAAATACAATTGTTAAATCCATGGGTTCAACCCTTGCTGCCTGTGGCGACATAAATAGGAATGTAATGGCTCCTGCGGCTCCATTTATCAAAGATGGCTATCCAGCTGCAAGAAAGCTGGCTAATGACATTGCTGATCTACTGAGTCCTAGCAAAGCAGAACACACCTATCTTGAGCTTTGGGCTGATGGAGATTTGAGTTATAAAATAGCTCCCTCAGAAAAAGTAATAGAAATGAGAAAAAAACAATTCAAAGGGCAATTATATAGCGGAGATGAAAAAGAACCTCTATATGGAGCAACATATCTACCCCGAAAATTTAAATGTGCAGTTACTGTACCTGGTGACAATTCTGTTGATCTATTAACACAAGACATAGGCATAGTGGTATTTACTGATGACAAGCAGAGGTTAAAGGGTTGTAACGTCTATGTTGGTGGCGGCATGGGACGTACACATAACAATGAACAGACATTTGCTCAAACTGCCAAGCCGCTTGGTTACATAGAAGGTGACCGTATATTTGAATTAGTACAATCAATACTCGCCTTGCAAAGAGACTATGGAGACAGAAAACTTAGAAAGCACTCTAGGATGAAATACCTAATCCACGACAAAGGAATAGACTGGTTTATACAGAAACTTAAGGCGGAATATTTTAAATATACAATTCATACATTAAAGAAAGAAAAAAAAGCTGAGCTGAAAGACTACCTTGGCTGGCATAGCCAGTCTAAAAACCAAGCTTTTGTCGGCATACCTCTTTTATCAGGAAGGATAAGCGGAGAGATTAAAAAGGGTTTAAAAGAAATTATTAATAAGTACCAATTAGAAATCCGTCTTACACCCAACCAAGATCTTCTCCTTTGCAACATTGGGAAATTTCAAATTAAATCCATTAAAGATGATCTTCGTAGAATAGGGATTAGTAGTCCTGAATCGCCTGAAGCAATATCAAGGCATGCGTTAGCTTGTCCGGCACTTCCCCTATGCGGGCTAGCAATAACAGAAGCCGAAAGAGCTTTGCCAGATATTCTTCAAAGAATGAAAGTTCTTCTTAAGGAAATAGGAATTAATAAAACAATCCTTATTAGAATGACTGGTTGTCCAAATGGTTGCTCTAGACCATATATGGCAGAGTTAGCATTGGTTGGTAGTGGTGCAGATCAATATCAACTATGGCTTGGAGGCAGTCCAAACCTTGAAAGATTAGCAAAACCATTTTTACAAAAAATGACATTGTCGTCCTTAGAAGAAACAATAACTCCTTTATTAATTAGTTGGAAAAACTCAAAGGCAAATATCAGTTTTGGCGACCATCTGATTCAAATAGGTGAGCAAAGAATTCAAGGCCTACTGTCTGTTAATTCATAA